In a single window of the Magnolia sinica isolate HGM2019 chromosome 7, MsV1, whole genome shotgun sequence genome:
- the LOC131250869 gene encoding glucan endo-1,3-beta-glucosidase-like has translation MATSPNLYMAALFLLLGLLTAILGTGAQSIGVCYGMLGNNLPPVQEVVDLYKSLNIQRMRIYDPNQAALNALRGSNIDVIVGVPNDKLQEMGTNPSYANTWVDTYIKPYWPAVRFRYIAIGNEAIPGPNAQYILNALQNMYNAIARAGLNQIKISTAIHMAVLEISYPPSHGSFSAEAAQYLNSIISFINSRQAPLLANVYTYFSYADNPRDISLPYALFTSPGVVVYDGSLQYQNLFDAMVDALYSAVERVVGSNMEIVISESGWPSAGGFAATIGNAQTYNNNLIKHVGRGTPKRPGKAIETYIFAMFNENQKQPAGIEQNFGLFYPNKQPVYNINFTPSMQDDGIFSIISDVISF, from the exons ATGGCTACATCTCCCAACCTTTACATGGCtgccctttttcttcttcttggatTGCTCACAGCAATCCTAGGAACag GAGCACAATCCATAGGTGTTTGTTATGGAATGTTGGGCAACAACTTACCTCCAGTGCAGGAAGTTGTCGATCTTTACAAGTCCCTGAACATCCAACGGATGAGAATCTATGATCCGAATCAGGCCGCTCTCAACGCCCTTCGTGGGTCCAACATCGACGTCATCGTCGGCGTCCCCAACGACAAACTCCAAGAGATGGGGACCAACCCTTCCTATGCTAATACATGggttgatacatacatcaagcccTACTGGCCTGCTGTTAGATTCAGGTACATAGCCATCGGCAATGAGGCAATACCGGGTCCAAATGCCCAATACATACTTAATGCCTTACAAAATATGTACAATGCGATTGCACGGGCCGGCCTCAATCAGATCAAGATCTCGACCGCGATCCACATGGCTGTCCTAGAAATCTCCTACCCTCCATCACATGGTTCATTCTCGGCGGAGGCGGCCCAGTACTTGAATTCCATCATCAGCTTCATAAACAGCCGGCAGGCCCCACTCCTGGCCAATGTATATACCTACTTCAGTTACGCCGACAACCCGAGGGACATCTCTCTACCATACGCCCTATTCACATCGCCGGGGGTTGTTGTGTATGATGGATCACTTCAATACCAAAACCTGTTTGATGCAATGGTGGATGCACTCTATTCAGCTGTGGAGAGGGTGGTTGGTTCAAACATGGAGATTGTGATATCGGAGAGCGGTTGGCCATCGGCAGGCGGGTTTGCGGCGACGATAGGCAATGCACAGACGTATAATAATAACCTGATCAAGCACGTCGGCCGTGGGACTCCGAAGAGACCTGGGAAGGCTATTGAGACTTACATATTTGCCATGTTCAATGAAAATCAGAAGCAGCCAGCAGGTATTGAACAGAATTTTGGGCTATTCTACCCAAACAAACAGCCAGTATACAACATCAACTTCACTCCTAGCATGCAAGATGATGGAATTTTCAGTATCATTTCTGATGTGATTTCGTTTTAA
- the LOC131250871 gene encoding DNA repair protein recA homolog 2, mitochondrial, translating into MRALKFLSFSSSSPSFLQPIRFNCIWKSPLSSLLYSLQQSGRGDVSGSTGTHRCLSYEAETALEYEKDQPYADDGKVTEKDAALHLALSRLAGDFGRESMLSLQRFFGSRYAPVISTGSLKLDLALGVGGLPKGRIVEIYGQEASGKTTLALHIVKEAQKIGGYCAYLDVENAIDPSFAESIGVNTENLLIARPNCAENSLNVIDTLVKSGSLDVIVVDSVAALVPQCELDGVIDVTCPDIQSRLMNQALRKLHYSLGRSQTLLIFTNQVRSKLRAVEGFGHASEVTCGGNALKFYAAIRMRLMRKGLLETDDEISGINVAVQVVKNKLAPAMKKAELEIRFGQGIYRVAEVLELASKYGVISGAENGYYIDGEVFKEKLEAEQYLTENDEVVDELVGILRSQLFRSKS; encoded by the exons ATGAGAGCCCTAAAATTCCTCTCGTTttcctcttcctctccttcatttCTGCAACCGATTCGTTTCAATTGCATTTGGAAATCTCCCCTTTCTTCACTCCTCTACTCTCTCCAACAG AGCGGAAGAGGTGATGTAAGTGGTTCAACTGGTACACACCGTTGTCTTTCTTACGAAG CTGAAACTGCATTGGAATATGAAAAAGATCAACCATATGCTGATGATGGCAAAGTGACAGAGAAAGATGCTGCGCTTCATCTGGCTCTCTCCCGACTTGCTGGTGATTTTGGTAGAGAATCTATGTTATCTTTGCAGCGGTTCTTTGGTTCGCGATATGCACCTGTTATCTCCACAGGCTCTTTAAAACTTGATTTGgctcttggagtaggaggattgcCTAAG GGGAGAATTGTTGAAATTTATGGGCAAGAGGCATCAGGCAAAACTACGCTGGCGCTTCATATTGTCAAAGAGGCTCAGAAGATTGGAG GATATTGTGCATATCTTGATGTAGAGAATGCCATCGATCCATCCTTTGCAGAATCCATCGGCGTAAACACTGAGAATCTTCTTATAGCGCGACCTAATTGTGCTGAAAATTCCCTTAACGTAATAGATACTCTGGTCAAAAGCGGATCACTAGATGTGATTGTGGTTGATAGT GTAGCGGCACTTGTTCCACAATGTGAACTTGATGGCGTGATAGATGTAACCTGCCCAGATATACAGTCACGATTGATGAACCAAGCACTACGGAAACTTCATTATTCTTTGGGCAGGTCCCAGACTCTTCTGATTTTCACTAACCAG GTCCGATCAAAGTTGAGAGCAGTCGAAGGTTTCGGGCATGCAAGCGAGGTAACTTGCGGTGGAAACGCTTTGAAGTTCTATGCAGCAATACGCATGAGACTTATGAGAAAAGGCCTGCTTGAGACTGATGATGAG ATTAGTGGCATCAATGTCGCGGTGCAAGTTGTGAAAAACAAACTGGCACCTGCAATGAAGAAGGCTGAGCTGGAGATACGGTTTGGCCAGGGCATTTATCGTGTAGCCGAGGTTTTGGAGCTGGCTTCTAAGTATGGAGTCATCTCTGGAGCGGAAAATGGTTACTACATTGATGGGGAGGTTTTCAAAGAAAAGCTGGAAGCTGAGCAGTATCTaacagaaaatgatgaagttgtaGATGAACTAGTGGGAATCTTGAGAAGTCAGTTATTCAGGAGCAAATCGTAA